CTTTTGTACTCTTATACAACCGCATACACAGAGGATCTTTTTCCAAAATATCTGCAAGATAACATTCCGACTCATGCAAAGTAGAATACAGATGAGGATAACCGTCGGAAGACAATACCACCTCCTCCGCATCGCCCACAGGGAAAATATTCACCTGCTTCATCTGCACGGGAAAACCATCGAATACAGGAAATGCAAATCGTTGCCCTTTTACCGGACAGTTCTGCAAAACAGCCTGTTTTTGCAGAAAAGGATAGATAAACTCCCGTCCCAGATCGTGAGATTCCAAATCTTTCAGCGTAGCCCCATCCAGCAAAGCAACTTCATTGACTACCGCACGTGCATTTGCCATGATAGCATCAATCTCTTTCTCATTAGAGGAATATAGATTACCAATGATACACTGACAATCACCCACCTGCCAAACTTCATTCCGGGCATAGCTATAAATCACGCCATTAGCCGTAAAACGTTTCCTCGGCTTTGCCTTCAGTTCATCAAGCAAATTATGCTCCACATAAAAATCATGTATTTTCTCTGTTATGCGGCTAATGGCACCAGCAGCATCAATATCCTTCGGAAAATCGTGTATAGCCTCCAAAGCAAGTTCCATAGCCAGGCGACCGGTTTTCTTACCCTCATAAGTGAAGGTAGATTTAGCCGTAGCCCCATCAATCACCGCCGCAAAGTAGGGAGTAACAATAATGCCATCCTCATTGGTCTGCGGACTCTTCTTGCCTTTCAGAAAACACTCCTCAACCATAAAGTGAGGAACAGAAGGAGCCTGATATTCATTTTCTGACTGTAGGTATGTCCAATCGCGTTTACAATCCATTACTTTCGATTTATGTTTCAAATAATCAATCAGGTATGCCGGACGGTCTGTCTGCAAGATCGTTGCACCCAGATTATCTATCAGATATCCGTAACCTTTATCCCGATTGGCCAGTGAACAATCATCATCATGTCCGCCCGCATGTGTATCCCACAAGGTATTATACCAAATATGGGATTTCCCGGTCATTATCTTCTTCACTTCGTAAGGTAACGGATTGGTATCATGGGCGAACTTAAATTCAATAGCCACCGGTTTCAATACCCGAAGATAATCATTTAACTTCTGAATGGCATCTTCTTCATCCAAATTAACTTTCGGCATGAAAACCACCTTATCCAGATATTTCCCGTAATCACGCTTCACATCTTCCGCCGGAGCATTACTTTTCATGATTACCAGGTTGGTAGTTCCCGTCTTCTCTAATAATTCATACACCTGGTCGAAGTAATCAAAAGCCTTATCCAAATTCAACATCACTTTTCCTTTGGCTGCCAATAACGCTTCTTCCAAGGTGGGAACCTTGTAAATGGTCTTAATATGACACCCATTCCGCAAACGCAACGCTTTAATTTCGGCTAAAGTATGATCTTCAGGTTTTCCTTTTCCAGTAGTAGTACGATCGAGGGTATTGTCGTGCAGTAAAATCAGATGCCCGTCTTTGGTACGGGCAAGATCCACCTCCACAATATCCACTCCCATCCGAATGGCATTCTCTATGGCTTCCAATGAATTTTCGCAGGCATTGCGCCAATCGCCACGGTGAGCGGCAACAAGTACTTCCTTACTATTCGATTCAAATAATTTAGAACGTATCTGTACCAATCTTGAAACCTTTTCCCCTGACAGTTCCAAATATTTCTTCGCATACCGTTTTCCTAATTCTCTTTGCGACCGTGTATCAAAGTGGAATTCATCAATATTAGTCAACCCTTCGGAAGAAACAAGTCCAGCATAAGGTATGCTATCGGGAATCAAAGCAATTTTTTCTACGATATGCGAATAGTCCGGATTCCAGCGTCCTATTTCTCCTGCAATAAATGGCAAATCCGGAATCCCCAAATCACTACGCAAATCAGCAACCAATGTATTCAGATGATTCAGATAGCTCTGATAATCATCCCGGTTAGACTCCCCTTGATGCCAAATGATAGTTGCCGGTTTCAGGTCAGGGCGCTCGCGCAAAGCTTGTTTGATACGGAACAATGTTTTCTCATAATATCCGGCAGTATCGTTTTTCATAAAACGCTCTAAAGCGGTTCCTCCACGTGCATTGACCACAAAAAATATAGTATCCTGTAATTGCTCGGACAATGTTTCAGCAAAAGTATATCCGGGGCCCAACTTCTGCATAGCGATATCCTTGCGGATATTCGAAAAACGATTCAATGGGTTTCGGAGCACTTCAAAATGCCCATCCGCATTCAGCAGTTTTACCATTGGGCAAACTGCCATGTCCGCATCTTCTATTGGTGCCCTGCCCGACATATTAGATTGTCCGAGCAGAATAAACAAACGCTTATGGGCACTTGCTTGGGAAGCGACCAAGGTAGTAATCAATAGAAATAAAAATATATATATTTTCTTCATACTTATTTTAGCTTAAAAACAACATTCTATTTTTCTACAGATATAAATCATCTACTCACTACTTTTTTGATTCCTGCAATTGTGCTTTTAACGAATCTATTTCTTTCTGCTGCCGAATAGTATAAAGAGTTAGTTCTTCGATTTTTTGCAGAAGTATCTTATTCATATCATGTTGAGAGTAACCTTCCTCAGCAACTTGCTCTGCAGAAGGAACATCGGATAAATGATTATTATCTTGTATAAAATCAGCCACCTCATAGATAGTTGGCAGACTATAGTCTTTGCTGAAAACAAAATCCGACCAAGAGGAGTTAGGAGCAATAGCGTAATCTTCGGAGAGAATACCCTTTTTTACAAATAATCGATACTTATTTTTTAATTCCGCACGAATTTTTGACACATCATCGTGTGACAAATCCACATACAGGTTACGATCAGCACTAATAAATAATGCAGAACCATTATTTGTTCCAAGATGAAGCCCATGATTCGAGTATGTGCCTATCCACCCATCATCATGATTCACCGCATATCCTAAAAACAAATTAACATGATTATCAAAAAGTAGAGACATCGGAACAGTAGTACTCACCTCATTAGCTTTTACTGCAAGTTGTGGATTATCATTTGCTTCAACACCTGCAGTTCCCCAAAAGCCCAAACCTCCGTTACTCCCAATACGCATCATCTTATTATTATTAGCATTATTTATAGTTGGGTCATTATTACGACCAGGCCCCAGACTTGTCCAATATTTATCATCAAAATAAACCTTATCGTACAAATAAATCTTATGTCCGATGGCAGACCTTACATGCAAACCTTCACTATCGCCATTTGATGTAATAGTAGATTTGCTACCAGTTGTGAGCAAATCCAAAGTATTACTATTTGAAGGATCCAAGGCTCTGACAGAAAAGCCCTCAGCGCAAACCCACCCCTCTACACCAATAGTAAGATTGCTAATTGTTTTTAGAATATTATTAAACATTGCAGGAGATATTTGATAAGCACTACTTGGTTTCAAAAGTCCCCATTGTCCCGAATTATTTATAAATCCTCTGGTTATACTTCCCGCACTAAAACGAATCCCCCACACATCGTCAGGCGCCAATGGCGCATTTCTAAGATTATCAATATACTCACCAGCGCCTGATCCGTTGGAATACATTCTATATATAGACTGTGCATGAATATTAAAACCACACATTAAAACAGTAAGTATCAAAATAACTTTTTTCATATCACCTATCTTTAACTATTAACAAAAACTTTTTTATTTATCCGATAATTATCCGATTCAACAATAACCAAACATACACCATTAATTTGTAATCGGATATCTCGTTCCAAGAGTTGTACATTACTAAAAAGTAATTCCTTCAACAACATTCCCTGAGAATCGGTCAGACGAATCCTAACATTTTCCCCTTCAGGAAAACGAATGTGAACTCGAATGACTCCTGCACCTTTATCAAAATAGATTTCTTCAAATAAAAGGGGAATATCGTGGCTTTCTCCTATATCACTTTTTATCTGCTTTTTACCTTCCCATTGCCCAATACACCATCTTTGAGAATCAGCATTATCCGGCACTTGCTGAAACACTCCTTCACGTGTATCTGACAAACTCATCCCAGTCGCAATATTGATAATAGTGTACAATCTCCCTTTCGCCGTATCTTTCATTGGATAAATAGACCACTTCTGATTATCAGATTCCACATCAGATGTCATTGACAAAGCATATCCGGCATCTGCACTAAGAAAAGACAAATCACTTTGATTTTGCAAAGTATGCTGTAATGCCCCTTGAAATCCTACGCAATGAAAATACCAGGTAGAAGAATAAAGAGGAATGCCTGTTTCTACATTAAACAATGATTCACTTCCCATACTGAACTGTGATTCGAATTGATATAATATTGAAACTTGCTCACCAGATAATGCAGTATCATAAATTTTGAAATCATCTATTCCAGTACTGGGAATATGATCTACCGCCCCAATACACATTGATGTAAACAAATTCCAGTCCGGTATAAAAGCAGAATAACATTCCGTCATTTTTCCTTTAGGCGTAACTAAATAAAAGTGAGTGCCATCGTCAGAATAAGTGAGTGCCACAAAATACCATCCCTTTCCTTCATTAAAATTCGAATCATCCCACATCCATTGCTGATCCGGTAATACATTCTTCTGATTATCCGTGTGATAAATATCCAACACAGCCCGTACACCTTTTCTTTTCATTCCAAACAACAAATTTCCATCTTGATCTTTTGTCCAAAAAGCCTGAGAAATGGAGTCTTGACTAACATATAACCAGTAGGTCAAAGTCAGCTCCCTTTGTCCCTGTTCACCAGACGTAACAAGAGGAAAAGACAAATAACTATCTTCTTTATCAAAAGATATGGCTTTTCCATTTGTCCCAAACCTATCGGCAAGTGCATGAACAGCTCCATGAATATCCGCAGTCTGACCAGACATAATATCTTCTGAATCAGTTCCGTTCAGAGGAAAACATTTTTGCGGTAATGGAATCTCCTGAGCACATAAACAAGACGAAAAGCACAAAGTCATCATTAATATTATATTTCTCATAAGCACCTCTTTTAATTATCCTTACTAAATTCATTATTCAATGTCGAACGTAATTCAGAATACTTAAACTCATAAATACCTATTTCCTCTGGCATCGTAAATGTTGTTGAAGGATTTGGATCACCAAAAACCAACTTTGCCAGTGGAGAACGAGTAAGAAAGCCATTCATTATATGGAAGCGGGGAGAATCAATTCGGCTTATTTAAGTATTCAATATTATTATTGAGCATGGCCCCTGCACTGGCATACAAGAAAATAGAAAAATCAAAACCTTTATAGGTTATGTTATTGACCATACTTGCAATAAACTTCGGACTGGTAGAGCCCAATATTTTTCGATCAGCTTCTGTTATCTTCTTATCACCGTTATCCCATATTTTTATATCTCCCGGTTTAAAGCTTGCGCCATTTTTATTGAACTCAGACATTTCAGCCAAGTCTTCCGAAGTATTCTGCCAGATTCCTATTTTTTCATAATCATAATGCACATTTATAGGATGTCCGATGAACCATTTATTACCCACATCATCAACTTTTCCATTATACAAAGATTCAATGGATTCTTTATTAGCGTAGAACATTACATCTGTAGTCCATTGGAATGCTCTTGTATTCACATTTAAGGTAGATAAAGATATTTCAATACCCTTATTCTTTGTTTCTCCTACATTGGAAAGAACACTTCCGAAGCCTGAAACGACCGGTATCTGACGTTCCAATAATAGATCAGAAGTATGTTGAAGATACAAATCAACAGTTCCACTCAATCTATTATTTAAAAAACCGAAGTCAATGCCGACATTCCACTGTTTCGTTGTTTCCCAAGTCAATTCACTATTAGCCATAATACTAGGTGCATATCCTAATACTTCGGAAGCGCCATTATCCCATACATATTTAGACAAACTAAGTCCTCCTCTTGTCATATAAGGATCTATAGCCGAATTTCCTGTTTTGCCCCAACCAGCTCTCAATTTTAAGTTCGACATTACATTCTGCCTCTTCATAAACGCTTCTTCACTAACTCGCCATGCCAAAGCCACAGAAGGAAAAGCAACCCACTTATGACCTTCTGCCAAACGGGAAGAGCCATCATAACGTACGGAACCTGTAAAAAGATATCTTTCTTTATAACTATAATTCAAACGTCCCATAAAAGATGCCATAGTCCATTTTGTCAGATTACTGCCGATATTATCTATAATGGAAGAAGAAGCCAAATCATTATACAGCAGCTTATCAGAAGTTATATCTTGTACACCTATCTTATTCGATTCTGTTTTATCCTCTTGAATAGATTGCAACAGGGTTACACCTACAGTATGATCCTTACCAAAATCACGGTTATAGAATAGCATATTCTCAAGTGTCATCATCGTATATTTACTCATACCATTGTAAGCATAGGAAGTACCTAACTGCCGGGTACTGGTATTGGAAGAGTAAAACTGATAATCCTGTTTGGTACGAGCGTCAAGACCTAAGTTACTCTTAAATTTTAATCCTTCTACCGGAAAAGTCACTTCAATATAATAACTTCCCAAATATCGGCTAACTTTTTCTGGTGCGGATACAGCTCCTTTTTCGAGGTTCATTAAAGGATTCCACATCTGAGCATCAGAAGCAACCAGTTGCGTAGGAGTGCCATCTTCATTACGCAACGCCCCCAAAGGGCTGATACGGTACATATAGGCATCACTTTCCATGCCACTGCCACGTTCCTTTACAGAGTGCGAGTATTGTGTTTGAAGACCAAACTTAAACCATTTATTAATTTCATGATTTAAGTTTAAACGTATGGAATAACGTTCGTAACTTTGATCTTTCATTATACCTTCATTCTTATTATAAGTGGCAGATGCCAAAAAGTTCGTCTTCGCATTTCCGCCGTTGACGCTTATCTGATGATCGGTTATAATACCATCGCGCGTTACATGATCAAACCAATTATCAGAACGTATTCTTGACGGATCGTAATTTCCATTTTCATCATAAGCCATCATCAATGATTCAAGTACATAAGCATCTTGCTTAAACATTGGATTTGCCATATCAGCCGCTTTGTCGGGGTGATCCATAGGATATTTATTCGAACTATTTGTATTACGATAAGCTTCACGCACATATTCGGCATATTGGGCGCCGTTCATTAAATCCAGTTTATTCTGCATAGTCTGAACACCAAAGTATCCGGAATAGTCAACCTGCGTTTTTCCGTCCTTTCCTTGTTTTGTCGTAATCAGTACAACCCCATTAGCACCTCTGGAACCATAAATAGCTGTAGCAGAAGCATCTTTCAAAACCTCCATTGATGCAATATCTGAAGGACTAATTTCACGAAGACCACCTGTAATAGGAACGCCATCAACCACATACAATGGTTCATTACTTGCATTGATTGAACGCTTACCGCGAATTAAAACTGATGGAGAAGTACCTGGTGCCCAATTATCTTGAGAAACCAACACACCGGAAGCACGCCCTTGCAGAGCTTCAGAAGCAGAAGTAACAGGTACAGAAGCAATTTTTGTTGCATCTACGGAAGTCATAGCACCTGTTACATCCCTTTTTCTTTGCACACCATAACCAACTACCACGACTTCATCAATCAACTCACTATCTTCCTGAAGTATTATATTGGAGAGATTTTTATCGGATGCTTTCAGTTTAATAGTCTTATAACCAACATACGAAATAGTCAGAGTAGAATTCTCAGGAACACCTGTCAAAGAATATTCACCATCTATATTAGTTATCGTACCATTAGACGTTTCATCTACTAAAATACTGGCACCAATTACAGGTTCGCCTTTTTCATCAAGAACAGTACCTGAAATCTTCTTTGTTTTCCTCGTTTGCTGCAGAGAATCCGAAGTCTTCTTCTCTTTCAGATAGATTTTCTTCTCACCAATTTCAAAAGCCACATTCGTACCAGTGAACAATTTACTAAGTACATTGGACAGATCTTCATCTTTTGCTTCAATGGTAACCATTCTGTCCGGATCAACCGTAGGACGACTGTATGCCACAGTGAGCCCGGTTTGCTGCGTAATGGCATCAAAGACTTTTGTTAACTTAACTTGCCGGAATTGCAAAGTCACTTTCTGAGCAGAGACCGTTAAACAAGTCATAAAGCCTAAAAGAAGTACAAGTAAAATCTTGTGTTTCATAACTTAAATTTTAGATTAACATTAGTATAAAAATTCGCTTTATACTAAGTAGACACACAAGATTTTGGAGCGGGTGAGAGAAAATAGATTTTTTTTCGATAAATGAGGAAAAAGACCCTTAAAAGCAAAGAATCGTCATTAGCGGTCCAAAATGTAGCTCGTCATCTTGTATTTTATGTATCTGCACATAAATGTCCAATCATCTATGATGATTTGTACAAATCTACGACTTTTATTATATTCGTGCAAGAAATCTGAGGATAATGTAAACTGTTCTATTTGATAAAGAGACTTCGTTCATAGAAAGCAGAAAAGATAAAAGGCGGCTATTTCTTGCCGATACCGGCAAAAATCGCTGTCTTTGAGAATAGAATAAAAATATTTTAATAGAAAACCACGTACGCCCAACCATGAGAACATATGAGAGAAAGAAAAAATTTTGCGTGCGTTAGACCTACTTGTGACAGAGGATAAGATACCACATCACTATATTAAATTCATTAGAGATGGGGTTTATGAGTTTCGTTCTAATTATGGAAATACAGAATTTCGTGTATTTTTCATTTATGATGGAAATACTATCGTTGTCTTATTCAATGCCTTCAAAAAGAAGACACAGAAAACGCCTGATAGCGAGATAAAGAAAGCGATAAAGTTAAAGGAGGAATATTATGCAACTAAAAGAAATCAGTAAAGACATTTACGATGTCAGTGCATTGCTTGATGAAGTATTGGGAAAGGAAGGGACTCCCGAACGTGAAAAGAGCTGCGAAAAGGCATGGGAAGAGTATAATGCCCAGATCCTATTGGATGCCCGTAAAAACGCAAGACTTACGCAGGCAGAACTTGCCAAGCGTATAGGGGCTGACAAAGGTTATATCTCAAGAATAGAGAGAGGTCTTACAGTTCCAACAGTATCTACTCTATATCGGATTGCAGCAGCTATGGGACTAACCGTAGAGTTACGACCTGCGTAAAAACAAAGGAGATGTGTCAAAACTAAGGCACATCTCCTTTTTTTATATTTAAATGTTTTTTTTCTCTATGCGACTCTTTTTTCACTAATTTGGTAATACGCGGCTATATTCCTCGTATATTGCGTCATAATTGTTCTGATAAGAATACATATAATGCGTGCAGTCCCTCCCTTTCCTGTTTTTAGTAGTTTAGCGCACATTTTTTTGATATTAAAAGCTATAGCAAAGAAAGCAAAGTCCATCGTAACCTTGTCTTCTCCTTTATGTCTGAACCGGCGGTATGCCATGTTGTATTTCATTTGTCCAAACACAGCTTCCGGTTCTATACACCTCCTGCCTCTATGCTTGATACCTTCCTCTGAGAGCAATTTTTCCCGTGCCTGCCGTTTGTATTGGTTTAACCGGTGATTGACTTCTATAATACGATTTCCCTGGGCTTTAAAGCAACTGCCACGCAAAGGACAACCCTCGCAATTTTGTGCTTTATAACGTGCACTTTCGGTGATGTATCCGCTTGCTGTTTTGTCACGTCTGGTCCCTATACGGTTCATGCGCTGCCCCATAGGGCAAACGTAATAATCCTCTTCTGTATTGTAATGGAGACTTTCCGCATGGAACGGATTGGGAGTATAACGGGGACGCTGTTCTTTATGGAAGAAGTTATACTTGACAAAGGCTTCTATCCCGTTCTCCTGCATGAACCGGTAATTTTCTTCTGAGCCGTAACCAGAGTCTGCCACCCCGACAGCGGGTAAGCGGTTATAGCGATGTTGGAAGGAGTGGAAGAAAGGAATGAGCGTCAGTGTATCGGTAGGGTTGGGAAACTGTCGGAAGTCTATGAGAAATTGGTTTTCAGTACCTATTTGCAAATTATATCCGGGCTTGGTCTGCCCGTTCTTCATGGCGTCTTCTTTCATACGCATGAATGTGGCATCAGGATCAGTCTTGGAATAGGAATTACGTTCTCCAAGAGTGTCAAGATGATTGTCGTATTCCGTCAGCTTGTCACGATACCCTTCAAGTTCCTTGAGCTGTTTCTTCTTTTCGCGCAGGGCTTTCTTTTGTTCCTTATCCTTTGTCGCAGGCTGGTGTTCTAGGACTTCTTTAAGTTCATCCACTATGTCAGAGAGCATGGCGGGAGTGAATTGGGCGGGTGTGTCTTTTACGGAGTTCTCTTGTGCAATGGCTTCGTCCACCTGTTCCAGAAGGATACGAATCTTGTCCAGCAACTTCGTGCGGTGCTTTTCAACACTCTTGCGCCAGACAAAAGTATATTTGTTGGCTTTGGATTCAATCTTAGTGCCGTCGATATACTCCACCTCAAGACTGATGAAACCTTTGTCGGCAAGGACAAGAACTAACTGGGTGAATACATTATTTATCTCCTCCTTTACACGGTTACGAAAACGATTGATGGTGATAAAATCCGGATGCTCATTACCGGCAAGCCAGATATAATGAATGTCACGCAAGAGAAGCTTCTCTATTTTACGGCACGAATAGATATTATTCATGTAGGCGTAGATAATTACCTTAAGCATCATTTTAGGATGATAAGGACAGCGGCCGGTTTCTTTATAAAGTTTATTGAAACCTTCAAGATGGAGAGTATCAACAACTGTGTTGACTATGCGAACCGGGTCGTTCGACGCAATGTTTTCATCAATTCTTTGAGGAAAAAGAACGGTTTGGTTGGGAATGTAAGGACGAAAATGTAACTTTGCCATAACGAAATACTTTATGCCTAAAGATACAAAAACTTTGGGTAATAGCAAAGCCCGGGCTTGCGAAAGTCTGGGCTTTGTGCATAAAAAAGGTTGTGCCAGAGTTTTGACACAACCTCTTTCGTTTGTTTGAAAACGCAAATTAGCATAAGCGTAATTAGAGGCTTTTTTATATATTGCCTACAACTCAAATCCGCATAATCAATGCATTAGACGGGAATCCTCTTTTTTTCTTGTGACTATCACTTCCTTTTCAGCCTCCTTATATTCAAACCGTAGCGGCGCAATCTTCTCCAAATCCTGAAGAACTTTTTCGAGAAGCGTATTCTCTGACGTAATCGTAAAGTATACATCTCCAACTGCCGCGTCTTCTATCTTGAAGCCTACATCATACCAGCGATTCAGCACCTTGATAACCTCGGACAACGGGGCATCTTTAAAAGCGATCACGTTCTTTTTCCACAAAGAAGAAATCTGCGCATCCATGTTCCGGATAATAGTGCAATGTTCACTCTCCTTGTTATAGACAAGTTTCTCACCGGGCTTCAACGGATATTTCTTATCTGAAGCAAGTGTCAGATTAACACGACCTTCGTCCAGACAGACCGTGATATCCTTATTCTCCGGATAGGCCTGAACATCGAACGAAGTTCCTAGAACATGCACGGCAGGTCCGTTAAGATTGACAATGAAAGGTCGACGGGAATTTTTCGATACTACAAAATAAGCCTCACCTTCCAAGTAGACTTCACGACTGGACAGCGCAAACTTTTTAGGATACTTCAAACGCGAATCCGAATTGATATACGCACGCGTACCATCCTGAAACATCATTTGCAGACGCTCACCTTTGGGTACATAGATTTCTTCGTAACCAGAATCGCCCAGCAGATCGACACGGGTATTCACCTGAACAAACAGTCCTATCAGCAGCACAAACGGAATGAGTACGGCAGCCACACGGAAAGCAATCCTGCGGACGCGCTTCTGCCGGATATTGCGACGGATATGGGCAAGCATCTCTTCGGACGGGATTTCGTGATCGACATAGAGTTCTTCGAATCCCTGTTTGATCTCTACGGCATCACGATCCATACTTTTAGCCAGATAGGCCGCACCCTCATCGGTAGCAAACCAAGCCGCTACGATCCGGGCAATTTCAGGAGTAGATGTACCTGTCAGCACTTCCTGTATCTGTTTTTCTGTAGGTATATTCATATTCTCTGTACTCATACTGTTAAATAGACACTTAAATACCTTAACAAGGTGAGGTACGTAACAAAAATTAGCAATTTTCCCAGATGGACGCGCAACAATTTCAGCGCATCGGAATAATGGGTTTTGATTGTATTGATAGAGAGTTTCAGGCGGTCGGCTATCTCCTGGTTGGAGAGTTCTTCACACACTTTCATCAGACAGATTTCCCGCTTTTGGGGTGGCAACATATCGACAGCTTTATAAAAGATAGACATCAGTTCTTTCTTTTCCAGACTGTCAACAAGGGTATCTTCGTAAGTAGGGATGCCTTGGGCTATCTCATAATTCTTGGTAAGGGCAGTATTCTCATTGCGTATCACATTGAGTATATGATTTTTAGTCATTGTTATCAGGTAGTTTCTCAGGCTGATGCCTACCCGAAGCTCCGAACGGAATTCCCAGAAACGGGTAAATACGTGTTGCACAGCGTCTTCTGCCATCGCGGAACTCATCAAATAGCGATAAGCCAATGCATAAAGCAGTTTGTGATATTTATTGTAAACCGCAGTAAATGCCTCTACATCTCCCCGCTCCACTTTAGCAAAAAGTGTTTCATCGTCAATATCAGATGTTTGCGGGGCTCTACGCTGCATTTAAACTGTGTTTTTAAGGTTAAACGATAGAATGATGCGGGCAAATATACTCATTTTTGATAAAGGTGGGGTATGGATGGGAGGTTTTTATGGATGAGGAGATGGAAATGAAGAGGTTATAGTTGCACAATTGTGCAACTATTCATATCTTTGCTATATGAAACGCAGGATTACAACATATGGTGGATATTTTGAGAGATTCATAGAAACCCTCTCTGCCAAAGAATCGTTGAATTGGAGTGATAAAGCTATTCTCATCACTTCCATTATCTTCATTGTTACAGCCTGTTGAATGGTATCATTACATAGCCAATCTGATCAATCCTGCACATCAGTTACCGGATCTGAAAGTAGGCGAAATGTATGCGGAAGTGGCAGAGTACACACAAGCCGGCAACTTTTGGGATTTCATCTGGGGGAACGTTACTTTAGGGCAGAAAGCAACTTTTCGTTACGACAGAAAAGAATCTCCATTTCTGAATAAAGATACTGATTATCTCCGCAATCTCTTTTGCTCCTCTCTATGCTCTGAAATAGTGTCAGCAAAGGCAATCAGAATCGGTAAATCAACTCCCACCCCAGAATATGCCTGTCCAAGTCACTCTCGTGCTGATAGCAATAGAAAACATCTGACGACCAGGAGGACGACAGTTTAGCTTCCACCCCACCGCGGGCACGGAAGCGGGAGGCATGAAACCATTCATCTTTACCCAGACCGTGATATTGCTCCAAAGAGATATACGGTGACCATGTAGTTACCTTATAAGCAGCTTTCAGGCGGGTGCGG
The nucleotide sequence above comes from Bacteroides intestinalis DSM 17393. Encoded proteins:
- a CDS encoding TonB-dependent receptor gives rise to the protein MKHKILLVLLLGFMTCLTVSAQKVTLQFRQVKLTKVFDAITQQTGLTVAYSRPTVDPDRMVTIEAKDEDLSNVLSKLFTGTNVAFEIGEKKIYLKEKKTSDSLQQTRKTKKISGTVLDEKGEPVIGASILVDETSNGTITNIDGEYSLTGVPENSTLTISYVGYKTIKLKASDKNLSNIILQEDSELIDEVVVVGYGVQRKRDVTGAMTSVDATKIASVPVTSASEALQGRASGVLVSQDNWAPGTSPSVLIRGKRSINASNEPLYVVDGVPITGGLREISPSDIASMEVLKDASATAIYGSRGANGVVLITTKQGKDGKTQVDYSGYFGVQTMQNKLDLMNGAQYAEYVREAYRNTNSSNKYPMDHPDKAADMANPMFKQDAYVLESLMMAYDENGNYDPSRIRSDNWFDHVTRDGIITDHQISVNGGNAKTNFLASATYNKNEGIMKDQSYERYSIRLNLNHEINKWFKFGLQTQYSHSVKERGSGMESDAYMYRISPLGALRNEDGTPTQLVASDAQMWNPLMNLEKGAVSAPEKVSRYLGSYYIEVTFPVEGLKFKSNLGLDARTKQDYQFYSSNTSTRQLGTSYAYNGMSKYTMMTLENMLFYNRDFGKDHTVGVTLLQSIQEDKTESNKIGVQDITSDKLLYNDLASSSIIDNIGSNLTKWTMASFMGRLNYSYKERYLFTGSVRYDGSSRLAEGHKWVAFPSVALAWRVSEEAFMKRQNVMSNLKLRAGWGKTGNSAIDPYMTRGGLSLSKYVWDNGASEVLGYAPSIMANSELTWETTKQWNVGIDFGFLNNRLSGTVDLYLQHTSDLLLERQIPVVSGFGSVLSNVGETKNKGIEISLSTLNVNTRAFQWTTDVMFYANKESIESLYNGKVDDVGNKWFIGHPINVHYDYEKIGIWQNTSEDLAEMSEFNKNGASFKPGDIKIWDNGDKKITEADRKILGSTSPKFIASMVNNITYKGFDFSIFLYASAGAMLNNNIEYLNKPN
- a CDS encoding sialate O-acetylesterase yields the protein MKKIYIFLFLLITTLVASQASAHKRLFILLGQSNMSGRAPIEDADMAVCPMVKLLNADGHFEVLRNPLNRFSNIRKDIAMQKLGPGYTFAETLSEQLQDTIFFVVNARGGTALERFMKNDTAGYYEKTLFRIKQALRERPDLKPATIIWHQGESNRDDYQSYLNHLNTLVADLRSDLGIPDLPFIAGEIGRWNPDYSHIVEKIALIPDSIPYAGLVSSEGLTNIDEFHFDTRSQRELGKRYAKKYLELSGEKVSRLVQIRSKLFESNSKEVLVAAHRGDWRNACENSLEAIENAIRMGVDIVEVDLARTKDGHLILLHDNTLDRTTTGKGKPEDHTLAEIKALRLRNGCHIKTIYKVPTLEEALLAAKGKVMLNLDKAFDYFDQVYELLEKTGTTNLVIMKSNAPAEDVKRDYGKYLDKVVFMPKVNLDEEDAIQKLNDYLRVLKPVAIEFKFAHDTNPLPYEVKKIMTGKSHIWYNTLWDTHAGGHDDDCSLANRDKGYGYLIDNLGATILQTDRPAYLIDYLKHKSKVMDCKRDWTYLQSENEYQAPSVPHFMVEECFLKGKKSPQTNEDGIIVTPYFAAVIDGATAKSTFTYEGKKTGRLAMELALEAIHDFPKDIDAAGAISRITEKIHDFYVEHNLLDELKAKPRKRFTANGVIYSYARNEVWQVGDCQCIIGNLYSSNEKEIDAIMANARAVVNEVALLDGATLKDLESHDLGREFIYPFLQKQAVLQNCPVKGQRFAFPVFDGFPVQMKQVNIFPVGDAEEVVLSSDGYPHLYSTLHESECYLADILEKDPLCMRLYKSTKGIKKGNCSFDDRAYLRIKIKK
- a CDS encoding type II toxin-antitoxin system RelE/ParE family toxin, giving the protein MRALDLLVTEDKIPHHYIKFIRDGVYEFRSNYGNTEFRVFFIYDGNTIVVLFNAFKKKTQKTPDSEIKKAIKLKEEYYATKRNQ
- a CDS encoding LamG-like jellyroll fold domain-containing protein, with protein sequence MRNIILMMTLCFSSCLCAQEIPLPQKCFPLNGTDSEDIMSGQTADIHGAVHALADRFGTNGKAISFDKEDSYLSFPLVTSGEQGQRELTLTYWLYVSQDSISQAFWTKDQDGNLLFGMKRKGVRAVLDIYHTDNQKNVLPDQQWMWDDSNFNEGKGWYFVALTYSDDGTHFYLVTPKGKMTECYSAFIPDWNLFTSMCIGAVDHIPSTGIDDFKIYDTALSGEQVSILYQFESQFSMGSESLFNVETGIPLYSSTWYFHCVGFQGALQHTLQNQSDLSFLSADAGYALSMTSDVESDNQKWSIYPMKDTAKGRLYTIINIATGMSLSDTREGVFQQVPDNADSQRWCIGQWEGKKQIKSDIGESHDIPLLFEEIYFDKGAGVIRVHIRFPEGENVRIRLTDSQGMLLKELLFSNVQLLERDIRLQINGVCLVIVESDNYRINKKVFVNS